The nucleotide window atattctatgatctatgaatcAGACCCCCTGGGTTCCCTGTGCTGGGAAAACGGCTCCTATGATGAGCGCTGGGCTGGGCATTGCCCCCAGAGCCCTGTGAATCCCCAGGTCAAGAGCCAAGCCCAGCTGGGACCCAGTCACGGAGCTGGGGGCTGCCTCCCGTGGCAATGTAGAGTGAAGGTGCTGCCTGAAatccccttaactctgcccctccaccctgtccataggtgctggaactagcagTGCAGggttgctgctgcagcccctggcttgaagtggtttccatcatatccagggtttacagtttggttcagtgcctctcagcacccccaccgtacaaactgttccagctccgctgcctggatcccagcccagacTTGGCCTGATGAGGTCTGGGCTGTACAGGATGCACATATGGAGTTACCGAGGCAGGGGCACCACAGTGCAGCCCAGAGAGGCCAGGAggggacccaggactcctgggttctatccccagctctgggaggggagtgggctctcttagagggctttcccttcaccccctcccctggttcttgcCATGcacacagaaagcagaagaccacaAATCCGACATGTGGGCAATGCGATGTTTAGTGGGGTTAGATGCAAGCAGACATATCCATCGCTCTACACACCAgcagagtctgttccccagtgttcccttcccagctctgacgccgcagagccttgtctgtgtccctgttccccattcctAGTCCCCATTCCCCCAGTGACGGTGCCTCGCATAAGCCTTTATGAAAGTATGCTTATGAATATAGCTATGACATAAccggaatatgttttatgctactcatgccatgtaacatatctgtgtaaaggttatgatctactgaatctattaatcctatttgtaggcatgtatcatttttgtattccaAGTgctgaatattggctgtgtactggcttggtTCAGACCcggggtctgtgttggagcagactggcgtgtctggctcagcaagacagggtgctggagtccttagctggcagggaaagcaggggcagaagtagtcttggcacatcagttggcagccccaagggggtttctgtgatccaacccgtcacacccacttcttagcaggcccaaatataccctagccccaccccttgcaACCTATGGTCATGTTCCGTTTTGGAGTGTCGTGAGTTGGGGTCTTTGTCCCACCCCTTTTGTagcccatgggaggggtaaggagtgagggtGTGCTCTGGCCAAGGCAAGGCCgttctttggcttttagtgtttaCTAAAAATGCCGACCCCCCAGTTCCCCTTGCCCCCCCAACTGGTTGTTTGACCTGGCCGTGAGTTAAGGAATTGAGGCAGTTTTCAAGTGTGCACTCGTATATGACATTCCCACCATGCTCAGTCAGACTTTAACTGCTCTTCTCTAGTCCCATTATACCAACAGACCGATCTGGTTTAGGCAAAAGCAAGATTTACAGTGTCTGTCTCTGTTCTTAGTAAGAAACCCTTTGTTCACACGTATTAGTAAAAATGTAGATCTGCCCGATGGGTGCCCACGGGtaggtgctgccccctgctggtcacACGCCCCAGCCCAGTGACGCTGCCTCAGGGGGCATCTCCCAGAGCACACTAAGCACAGCAGCACGTGGGTGGCGCAGGGCTGGGGTATTGCGGGCGCAGACATGGCGGGCGCAGGGCCGTCAGTCCCAGGGGAAGGTCatgcccagaccctgcacccactCCCGGTAAACAGTGTCGAATCGTTGGCTCTACGCCTCCGAGAGATGGTTCCTCCAGTCACCGCAGATCCCTGCAAaccacagggacatggtctagggtgcccctcactcccaacccacagccccaggtctcccagccctgcctcacacagctgtgccagtgcccctTAATCCTGGCCCGCAGCCCCCACCCTGGACTCACCTTTCCTAAAGAACTCCCCCTTCTGGTCCACATACTGGTCCTCCGCCTGGGAGAAGTTGGACATTTTGTTCCCCTTCATGCTCTGGAAGGAGGCGTCCTCCACCACAGCAGCCATTTGCTCCTCACTCAgctccttccccaggaagtggcaGATTCTCCGCACGCTGCCCAGTGGATCCTGGGGGAGACACCCGCTGACATGAAGGGTGGGATCTAGGGTGACTTTATTATGGTcattgggtgcctcagtttccccacctgcaaggTACTGCTCCCCACTGGGTCCAGACAAACAGATGCCTCTGAGAGCAGAGGGCCTTGGCCACAAGCCACGTCGGCTGCCTGGGGCGTGGTTAAATGTGGGTTTGGCTCACAGGGAGGGGCTACATGTTGGCATGGCCCCAGGGGCGGGATTATATGTGGGcatagccacagggaggggctaCATGTGGGCAtggcctcagggacagggttaAGTGCAGGCATGTCCACATGTGGGCCTGGCCCCAGGGGGCAGGATTATATGTGGGCATAGCCACAGGGcggtgttatgtgcaggggtgtCCACAGGGGTCAGTGTTATGTGAGGATGAGGCCTTAAGGTTGGGGCTATGTGTGGGTGTCACCAGGGGGGCGGAGTTATGTGTGGGCGTGGCCCAAAAGGCGGGGTTTCCctacctgctgcagctcctcgtAGGTGATGGGGAAGAAGTTCTCGTTGCCCTTCAGCCCCATCCACCCGGTGACATGGTCGAACCAGGAGCCATAGGCCACTGTGCAGGGGAGAGCGGCATGGTGACCCCAGAGCCGGCTCCACCCGGCCCCTCCACCCTGGTCTGCCGGGgacagcaggggcctgggagctgGGACACCCGGGTTCCATcctggccctgggaggagagtgggggctggaggTCAGCGGTGTTTGCAGACCCCTGGTTGTGCTGcggctgtttggggaggggggctctgagcTGTGCCGGGTCCTGGGCAAAGGGCTGgtcagagctggctggggatgcaCAAACTCGAAGTACTTGTGACTTGcttggaacccaggcgtccggctccAGAGTGGCCCCTGCGGGCCCGGGGTGCTGCTCACCATTCCCGCTCAGGAAATCCTCAAAGAAGGAATCCAGTGAGCCAGGGTCCTTGAAAAGGTGCAGCAGCTTGGAGAAGTGGTAGAGCGAGACCAGGACGTCCTTGGGGCAGCGCAGGGTGTAGATGAtctggggagaggtggggaggggggtcactGCTGGAGCGTCATGCTACCAACTGGGGGAGGCGGGTGCCAAGTGAACACAGTGATTAGCCACCCACCCTGGGCCGTCACTTCCCCACCCTCTCCGGAGGGAGAAGGAATCATCCCATCCCGCTGGCTGCACTTTCGCACGCCCGCATTGGTGTAACTCAcacccagcagcagccctggatTCACCCCCCTCACGATGCACAGCCCTGTCGGTGCCCCTCAAatctgacccgcagcccctgctctcccgCCTCTCACTTTGGCCTCGGAGCGCTGCAGGGACTTGGGGAAGAGCTGAACGGGGAGATGGGAGCAGatcagctggggcgggggggatttcAGGGCAGCCTTCAGCCCATTCTGGTTGTCAACCCAGGCCGACCGCTCCCAGTTCAGCACGCTGCACACCCAGCTGGGGTCCCCGTCACAACGGATCAGACTCAGAATATCCAGTATCCAGTTAGTGCCTGGGGATGAAAGGGTTAATGGGCCTGAAATAATCCCTCAACTCACTGGGTCCCTCTccgctcccagagctggggagagaacccaggagtcctggctcccagagctTCTGCTTTAACCTACCAGCCTCCCTTTCCCAGATCTGGGGATCGGTTCCAGTagcctggttcccagcccccacaCCACGTTCACGGAGCTAAAATCAGAAGCTCTTGTTTTACTGTGTCGCAGTCTCCTGGCCCTGCCGGCAGCTCTGGAGAAAGCCTGTGATCAGAGTGCGTCTGCAGAGAGCCAGCTCAGCACCAGGTGGGCGAGTTgggccccagggagcagcctgctttgtctcgcTGGGGGTAtgggagcccgggctctgacATCTAGGAAAGCAGGTCATAtgatgttgcaaccttccagctaCTGGGTTTGGTGTTTCCATCTAATGTTCTTGTGTGTGTCAGGgaacccccccaccacacacacacacacacacacacacacacactctccgcTTTGCCCCCGCTCTCCTCTACCTGACTTGGGGTAGGTGACGTTGAAGATGTCGTCGTCCCGCACCTGGAATTCATTCTCCACGTAGCTCAGCGCCGCAGTGGAGTAATTCAGACATGGGAACAGCAACCCCTTGTGGGTGAAGTATTCATGTGCCATGGCAAGGCTGGGACAGAGACAGACCTCCCAGCATCAGTGCTGGCCCCTGTGTGATACTAGGGGACATCGTGCTGCAAGggttcagtagggggcgctgtggtgcaGGGAGCGGAGCACCGTGCTGCAGGGAGTAGGATGAGGCTGTTACTTggctgtcccaccccagagccagctgcatctcagcaACGGTTGAGCCGATTCCGTGGCGTGTTCCCGGAATGACTGTAGGGCCCTTGCTGGTGGCTGTGGCCAGGACAACAGCCCGTGCCTGGGGTGGGAGCCCTCTGTGTGGTTCTGCAACAGGCCCAGGCTCTCTGCTCTCCCCCTAGCTACCTTCGGGCCTGGGCAGAGCCGGTGCCATTCAACCTTTGGAGGCCCTGCCGGGTGCTCCCTGCCCGGCACAGTGACATTTGGACCTGAGCTGAGCTGGCAACTTTAATCCCCCAGGGCACTGTGCCCCTGCCCAGCTGTGTCAGGTGCCCGGGTcctggtgtgggagggagggggcaggcgtGTGGCAGATCCTGTCATTCCTCCCCCGGGAGGGGTCGCTTTCATGGCAGCAGGTCAtcagcctggggggtgggggaaccatCCAGCccgagtcaccccccttccctgctccacaTCAACCCCTCCATGGGGAGCTGGGAGTTCaggctccatggcccattcagcaGCTCCACGAGGGCAGCCAATAGGGGGCGCCGATTAGTGCCCATTGTGGGTTTGGGTTTGCAGATGTCTCCACCCCAAGGATACAGCtaatccctgccctgcctctgcctgacccagccagccctgccctggagccagatcagagctggcaccctgggggggaaaggccccgtgtcccatcaagccagccaggccctgccctggagcCGGATCAGAGCTGGCGCCCTGGAGGGGAACGCACCCGTGGGCTCTTAGGCAGGGAGAGGGTCAGGCTGCGGACATGGGCCCCTGGGCACCGTCcctgagctgtgtgtgtgcagggcgGGATGGGGGTATTTAAGAAGGGCCCTGCTGGATCAGCCCAGGGTCTATCTAGCCTGGGATCCTGTCTGACAAtgtcccaccccccgccccaggatgCAGTTATGCAGTGATCCTGCCGgcttctggtggtgagaggttTAGGGACCCCCAGCACATGGGCTGcgtcctgcccatcctggctagtggCCAGCGAAGGTCCCGTCCTTCAGGTGCTCACCTCATGCTCCGTTGAACCCGTTACCACATGCCCGGCCAGTGAGGGGCCCAGCTTGCCAGTGTGTTGGATGAAGGGGGGGATTCCTTTGCTTAGTCTTTGTTGGGCAACCCCTACTTGTCCCTAGTCACCTTCTCCACCCCAGGCAGGAttcatagacctctgtcatcCCCCCGCAGCCGTCTCTTCTCCCAGCTGAACAGTCCCGGGCTAGAATCTCCCCTCCCACGGAAGCTCTGCCATCCCCCTCAGCacttttgttccccttttctgcaccttttgCAAACCTCTGTATCCTTTCTGAGACGGGGCGACCAGCGCTGCCCGCAGTGCTCCAGCTGTGGGCGCACCCGGGCTTCATAGAGCCGAATTATGCTATTTGCTGTCTTAGTTTCTAGCCCTTTCATTCTGCAGTCAGTAGTGCTGCTATTTCCTAGCTGAGCTCCTTCCCAGCTCTTGGGGGGAGCCCTCTGGGCCGGGGTGagatgctcagggagattagagaggctattaaaatgaaatactcaataataataaagggGAATTTCAAttctccccatattgactgggtacatgtcgcctcaggacgggatgcagagagaaagttacttgacaccttaaatgactgcttcttggagcagctggtcctggaaccagcagaggagtggccattcttgatttagtcctaagtggagcacaggatctggtccaagaggtgaataaagcaggactgcttggtaatagtgaccataatataattaaatttaatatccctgtggcaggaaaaacaccacaggggcccaacactgtagcatttaagtTCAGAaggggaactacataaaaatgaggcggttagtgaaacagaaattaaagggtccAGCGCCAAACGTGagatctctgcaagctgcatggaaactttgcaaagacaccgtaatagaggctcaacttaaatgtataccacaAAGTAAAAaccacagtaagagaaccaaacaAGCCACCGTGGCCATAGGTTCTGAATTTTGGTTTTGCCGGTGGTGCTCCATCCCGGCACCGCCCTcttcccaaggccccgcccccactctgtcccactccacctcttcctgccactGCTCTGCACCCTCCCCTTAGGTCCTCTCCCCTGAGCATCTCCTGCCCACTGctcactcctttctgccccctcctgccttgaAGGCtaggtgtgtgtttggggggctcagcctccccccaaaactggcaaatttcagcatatttatacacttctttcatattctgtTACTGAATGTGTGTCTATCATTGGCATCTTGTAAttgtaataatttattaaaatagtaataattaattaataactgTAATCATTTATTAAAATAGTCATGAAGTCTCTCATTATattatcatgaattacagtataCTAAAATCATTACACTCAGCTAGAAGCCGTCTTCACTAAcatcccagtttaaagacattatgttCGCTCTGGGCTTCACACCTGCTTCAGACCCGTTTGGGAACCGAGGCCACTGATGGCCGTGGGAAGAAGGTGGATGGGAGGGACAAGCAGTGAGgagtctttcccctctccctgcccctttctcctctcccttcctttcgctctccctccccctttccctttctcttgtttcttctctaagtccttgctccccttcctgatgtttcccccttcttgcttcccacccatgtcccttttcccatctctctctctgttccccacctcctggtggtgacaccagtcagctctgtgtttttggggaaccagggcacagtacctagcctgtctgactcattaaagacacccctctccccacgcagccaccagtctctgcttgaaccaaaaccgaccAGAGTaaaggcttgcagagagcagtgaagggtgttgggagacacacctagactcCTCCTGACAAGATTaggacatctccattagcatacagattGAAGAACAgaggcaactcccctagcctcatctgcatgaaagatgggacagggatgagcataaagaatgaagaacagagaactGCACCAAACTCTggaaccagaaaagcagggacgcactgcatcaggggaatccctgctccagatgttaatgaacctacgcctgcacacacccagctcagcaattcatagaatcatagaatatcagggctggaagggacctcaggaggtcatctagtccaaccccctgctcaaagcaggaccaatccccaactaaatcatcccagccagggctttgtcaagcctgaccttaaaaactttgaaggaaggagattccaccacctccctaggtaacacattccagtgtttcaccaccctcctagtgaaaaagtttttcctaatatccaacctaaaccttccccactgcaacttgagaccatcactccttgttctgtcatcagctaccactgagaacagtctagatccatcctctttggaacccccttccaggtagttgaaagcagctatcaaatcccccctcattcttctcttccgcagattaaaccatcccagttccctcagcctctcctcataagtcatgtgttccagtcccctaatcatttttgttgccctccgctggactctttccaatttttccacatccttcttgtagtgtggggcccaaaactggacacaggactccagatgaggcctcaccaatgtcaaatacaggggaatgatcacgtccctcgatctgctggcaatgcccctacatatacatcccaaaatgccattggccttcttggcaacaagggcacactgctgactcatatccagcttctcgtccactgtaacccctaggtccttttctgcagaactgctgccgagccattcggtccctagtctgtagcggtgcatggggttcttccgtcctaagtgcaggattctgcacttgtccttgttgaacctcatcagatttattttggcccaatcccctaatttgtctagggccctctgtagcctatccctaccctccagcgtatctacctctcctcccagtttagtgtcatctgcaaacttgctgagggtgcaatccacaccatcctccagatcatttatgaagatattgaataaaaccggccccaggaccgacccttggggcactccacttgataccggcagccaactagacatgaagccattgatcactacccgttgagcgcgacaatctagccaactttctatccaccttatagtccattcatccagcccatacttctttaacttgctggcaagaatactgtcggagaccgtgtcaaaagctttgctaaagtcaaggaacaacacgtccaccgctttcccctcatccacagagccagttatctcgtcatagaaggcaattagattagtcaggcatgacttgcccttggtgaatccatgctgacttttcctgatcactttcctctcctctaagtgctgcagaattgattccttgaggacctgctccatgatttttccagggactgaggtgaggctgactggcctgtagttcccagggtcctccttcttcccttttttaaagatgggcactacattagcctttttccagtcgtccgggacttccccggatcgccaagagttttcaaagataatagccaatggctctgcaatcacatctgccaactcctttagcactctcggatgcagcgcatccggacccatggacttgtgctcgtccagcttttctaaatagtccaaaaccatttctttctccacagagggctggtcacctcctccccatgccgtgctgcccagtgcagtagtctgggagctgaccttgttcgtgaagacagaggcaaaaaaagcattgaatacattagctttttccacatcctctgccactaggttgcctccctcattcagtaaggggcccatactttccttcactttcttcttgttgctaacatacctgaagaaacccttcttcttacttttaacatctcttactagctgcaactccaggtgtgatttggccttcctgatttcattcctacat belongs to Natator depressus isolate rNatDep1 chromosome 24, rNatDep2.hap1, whole genome shotgun sequence and includes:
- the LOC141977146 gene encoding sulfotransferase 2B1-like, translated to MAHEYFTHKGLLFPCLNYSTAALSYVENEFQVRDDDIFNVTYPKSGTNWILDILSLIRCDGDPSWVCSVLNWERSAWVDNQNGLKAALKSPPPQLICSHLPVQLFPKSLQRSEAKIIYTLRCPKDVLVSLYHFSKLLHLFKDPGSLDSFFEDFLSGNVAYGSWFDHVTGWMGLKGNENFFPITYEELQQDPLGSVRRICHFLGKELSEEQMAAVVEDASFQSMKGNKMSNFSQAEDQYVDQKGEFFRKGICGDWRNHLSEA